From a single Glycine soja cultivar W05 chromosome 19, ASM419377v2, whole genome shotgun sequence genomic region:
- the LOC114399276 gene encoding RING-H2 finger protein ATL5-like has protein sequence MTTEPDVESKYAHNGKVMVGTAILLFILIIIIIFFHTYVRFCRRRRRFSHSLPTNSSAAASLDDPCLDPSIIKSLPTFTFSAATHRSLQDCAVCLSEFSDGDEGRVLPNCKHSFHAHCIDTWIGSHSTCPLCRTPVKPVTGSSDTEPGSVSVSEAGEGCSSSSLPPPIGCPRKPLGINIIVEIPEVERGSDSVTGDQGFRWSLKRFCNV, from the coding sequence ATGACTACGGAACCAGACGTTGAATCCAAGTATGCCCACAACGGCAAGGTCATGGTGGGCACCGCCATTCTCCTCTTCATTCTCAtaataatcattattttcttccACACCTACGTCCGCTTCTGCCGCCGTCGCCGCCGCTTCTCTCATTCGCTTCCGACCAATTCCTCCGCCGCCGCCTCTCTCGACGACCCGTGCCTCGACCCTTCCATCATCAAGTCCCTTCCCACTTTTACTTTCTCCGCCGCCACCCACCGCTCTCTCCAGGACTGCGCCGTGTGCTTATCGGAGTTCTCCGACGGCGACGAGGGCCGCGTGCTCCCGAATTGTAAGCACTCTTTCCACGCTCATTGCATCGACACGTGGATCGGGTCGCACTCCACGTGTCCTCTCTGCCGAACCCCGGTCAAACCGGTCACGGGTTCTTCCGACACTGAACCGGGTTCGGTTTCGGTTTCCGAAGCGGGTGAGGGTTGCTCCTCTTCGTCTTTGCCTCCGCCAATTGGGTGCCCGAGAAAGCCGTTGGGTATAAATATAATCGTAGAGATTCCAGAGGTGGAAAGAGGGTCGGATTCTGTAACCGGAGATCAAGGGTTCAGATGGTCATTGAAGAGGTTTTGCAATGTTTAA